In Rhodamnia argentea isolate NSW1041297 chromosome 4, ASM2092103v1, whole genome shotgun sequence, the following proteins share a genomic window:
- the LOC115731889 gene encoding protein PopC-like, with the protein MLKSLAELDISRTVIAELPDAIVNIKSLKVLKMNGSQMQKLPEAIGMLEKLEEIYGEDCKRLGMIPADIVRLPFLKTLKLTQTRMQNVPKLPQSLLSLCLSSTATAKAPEISNLVNLRNLGLCFPSSTSVKYFPKANTYSPCCMLELPRITSINSYLGCLGYLKELQLHNCRNLRQIGQLPSSLRKLTVQNCNLLEVVDLSNLENLQLLLIYLSKTG; encoded by the exons ATGCTGAAATCTTTAGCTGAGTTGGATATCTCAAGAACAGTCATCGCAGAGTTGCCAGATGCCATTGTCAATATAAAGAGCTTGAAAGTATTGAAGATGAATGGAAGTCAGATGCAGAAGTTACCTGAGGCAATTGGGATGTTGGAGAAACTTGAGGAGATTTATGGAGAGGATTGCAAGCGGCTAGGGATGATTCCTGCTGATATCGTGAGACTACCATTCTTGAAGACTTTGAAATTAACACAAACTCGCATGCAGAATGTACCAAAGCTTCCCCAGAGTTTGCTAAGTCTGTGTCTGTCCTCAACAGCCACAGCAAAAGCTCCGGAGATCTCCAACCTCGTGAATTTAAGGAATCTGGGATTATGTTTTCCCAGCTCAACCTCCgtcaaatattttccaaaagcgAATACTTACAGCCCATGTTGTATGCTGGAGCTTCCACGTATCACCAGCATAAACTCATATTTGGGTTGCCTTGGGTATCTGAAAGAACTTCAACTTCACAACTGCCGGAACCTGCGTCAGATTGGACAGCTTCCCTCTAGTTTGAGGAAACTTACAGTTCAAAATTGCAATCTTCTTGAAGTTGTTGACCTTTCCAACTTGGAGAAT CTACAACTCTTGCTGATTTA CTTGTCCAAAactggttga